The sequence GTCCTCGTCGACGAGAACGTTCGAACCGTCGTGGAGGTTCAACTGGACGCGACCGCCCTGCACGAGCGTCTTGTCGTCGATCTTCCCGAGCCGGCTGTCGGCGGCGTCCTCGTCGATAGGCGTGAGCCCGAGGCGACCACCCTGGTCCGGGAAGACGCGGTAGAATTCATCGCGGTCCGGGAACGCCAGGATGTCGAACATCCCGATCGGGCGGTTGATGTCGTTGATGGAGTCGCCGTTGACGAGGACACCGTCGTGGTGGACGGCGTACTTCGCCTCTTTGGCGCTATCGACGTAGCCCAGGACGTCCCGAAGGACCACGACGAGCGGTACGCCGGCCTCACCGTGCGGGCCGGCACCGGCCTTCGCGGTGAAGGTCTCGGTCTTCCGCTCGACCGGCCAGGCCTTGGGAACGGAGAGTCGTTTCTGGTGTCGAGTCATTCGGTATCACCTTCGAGGCGCGATTCCCGGACGGGGTCGTCGAGGTCGAGGTCGGTGACGCGGAGGTTGCTCGCCTCGATGGCGCGCGGGACCTCCTCGCCGTCGGCCGATTCGATGGTGACGTCTTCGACGTAGACGACGCCGTCTTTGAGGTCGACCTCCATCACTTCGCCGTCTTCGCCGGCGAAGTCGCCGCGCATGACCTCGACGGTATCGCCCGCGTTGACGCGGACGTTGCGCTGGTCATACTGCTCGCGAAGCGACTCGGAGAGGTGCGCTCGCACCTGGTCCTGTCGCTCGTGCAGCGGTGCGCGTTCCGTTCGGGTGCGCTGTTTGCGTGGTTGTCTGCTCATATCTATACGATCATTGTCGCGGTGCTCGCGATGCTGCCGTACCGCTCTGCGACTTCACGGGAGATGGGACCCTTGATCTCGGTCCCGCGGGGTTCTCCCATGTCGTCGATGAGGACGGCGGCGTTGTCTTCGAACTTCACGCGGGTTCCGTCGGGCCGACGAATCGGTTTGCGCTGGCGGATGACGACGGCCTCCAGCACCTGTCGGCGCATCTCGGGCGTGCCCTTCGTGACGGACACCGTGACGGTGTCGCCCAGGCCAGCCTTCGGGTGACGGTTCTTCGTGCCCTGATAGCCGGACACGCTGACGATCTTGAGTTCGCGGGCGCCGCTGTTGTCGGCACACGTGATGAGCGAACCCTTCTCGAGTCCCTGCGTGACGTCGGCCTTGATGGCTTCCATCAGGCCTCACCTCCGTCTACAATCTCGACGACGACGTGTGATTTCGTCTTCGAGAGCGGTCGTGTCTCTGCGATGCGGACCGTGTCGCCTTCTGCGATGTCGAAGCACTCCGGCGCGTGGGCCGGAACGCGTGACCGGCGTTTCATATACCGGTCGTACTTCGGTACGAAGACATCGTACTCTCGCTCGACGACGATGGTCTTCTCCATGGCCGTCGAGGCAACTGCTCCTTCGATGACTTGTCCACGCACGGAAAGGGTCCCGTGGAACGGACAGTCGTCGTCAGAGCAGGTGCCGTCGGGCTCTGGTACGTTCAATCCTATTGCCATTGTTTGGTAACTCCGTTTTCGGTTCGGTAGGCGGGTCGTGAGAGCAGCGTACTGCCATCCACCGTAACGTAGGTCACGTCGTCGCCGTCCGACCCAGCCGTGGTGTCGGACGGTTCCGCCGTAGCCCCGGTACCCTCACGGGTTCCGGCGGCTTCATCTGTGATCGCGAATTCGAACGTGGTCCCCGCCTTGGGAACCTGCACGACCCCCGAGTCCTCCCGAATCCGAAGGGTCCGCATGGTCTCGCCGACCACGCGGCCTTCGACACCGACCCGGTTGGGGTCGGTCGACTCGACGACCCGCACGTGCAGGCCGACGAGTTCGTGTTTCGGGAGTGTCTCGGGTGTCAGTGCCATTATTCGTCTGTCTCCGCTTGCTGCTCTTCGGTCGCCGCGCTCTCGTCTTCCTCGTCACTCGGCGATCCCGACGCCGCTTCCGCGGGGTCGCCTTCCTCCGTCTGAATCGTCTTGATCCGGGCGATGGTGCGGCGGAGCTCCCCGATCCGTCCGGGGTTCTCCGGTGCGCCACCGGCCGCCTTGACGGCGCGGTCGTTCAGTAGTTCCGTCTCGATCTCCTCGAGTTCGGCCTGCCGTTCGGCCGGCGTCATATCGCGGAGTTCCTCTGGGTGGAGGATCATTCCTCACCCTCCTCGTCGGCGTCCTCGAGGAGTTCCTCGGCTTCCGCCTCGGCGTCCTCGTCGACGTCTTCGAAGTCGTCTTCGACGTCATCCACTTCGTCTTCGAGTTCGTCGAGTTCGTCCTCCACGTCCTCGACGACCTCCTCCTCGATGACTTCCTCGTCGAGTTCCTCGGGGTCACCCGTCGGCGTCTCGACCTCCTCGAAGTCCTCGGCGGCCGCTTCGGTCTGTTCTTCGTCCGGTTCCCCTTCGAGGAGTTCCTCGACGGATTCGCCTTCCTCTTCGACGATGAGGTCGGAGATGTCGGCGTCCTCCTCGATACGGAAGTCGTCGGGGAGCTCGGCGTTCGGTGGGATGATCTTGACGTTGACACCGATGGTGCCCAGTTTCATCACCGCGACGCCCTGTCCGGCGTCGACGATCTCCTCGGCGGGTTCACCGTTGTGCTTGATGTACCCGCGGTTGAACTTCTCGACCCGCGAGCGGGCACCGGTAACCTTGCCGGCCAGGACGATCTCGGCGCCAAGTGCGCCGGCGTCCATGATCCGGTCGATGGTCGTGTGTCCGGCCTTCCGGAAGTACCAGCCGCGCTCGAGCGCGTTCGCGAGGCGGTCCGCGACGATCTGTGCGTTCAGGTCGGGTTCGTCGACCTCCTGTACGTCGATCTGCGGATCCTCGAGGTCGAATCGTTCCTCGAGCTGGCGCGTGATCTTGCGGATGTTCTTCCCGCCCTTGCCGATGACCATCCCGGGCTTCTCGGCCTTGAGGACGATCTGGGTTCCCATCGGGGTGTGGGCGACGTCCATGCCACCGTAGCCGGCGCGGGCGAGTTCTTCAGCGAAGAACTCGTCGATCTGTGAGCGCTGGAGCCCTTCTTCGATGAATTCGAGTTCGTCTGCCATTATGTATCACCCTCCTCCGCTTCGCCGGGTTCGGCGACGACGAGTTCGACGTCCACCTCGGGGGTGTTCCACTGGGAGGCACGACCGAACGCCCGAGGCTTGCGGCCCTGGCGTTCGCCGACCTTGTGAGGGGCGACGTGAATGATCTCCATCTCGTCGGCGTCGAATCCCTGCTGTGCTGCGTTGTTCGAGACGTTCTCCAGGAGGGAGAGGAACTCCTCGCTGGCCTTCTCCGGATAGCGTCCGGCGTCCCAGCCGTCGATGTCGGAACGGTGTCCGACACCGCTGTTGTGCTGGCGGAACGGGACCGAGCGATCGCCGGCGATGACGGCGTCGAGGTACGCCTTCGCGTCGGCGACCGTCGAGCCCTTGATCTCGCGGGCGATTGCCTTGCTGTGCTTCAAGCTCATGGGCCGCTCCCGAACCATTGCTTTCGCGGTGGATTCGGGGTCGACGTCGATGCTGTAGTTGATTCCCATGATTTACTTGAGTGGCACGAACTTCGAGGAGCGGGTCGCACCGATACCCGCCTGGCCGTGTTCGACCGAGTTACGCGTCAACTGGAACTCGCCGAGGTAGTGCCCGATCATCTCGGGCTCGACCTCGACGCGTTCGAACTCCTGACCGGAGTAGACGGCAAACGTCAGTCCCACGAACTCCGGGATGATCGGCATGTCCCGGAGGTGGGTCCGGATCGGATCGTTGGCCGTCTCCTCGGGCTCGGAATCACGCGCCTCCTCGAGCAGTTTCTCGTACTCGGGGCCGAGGCCTCGAGTGATGGTTCGCCGCTGTCGTGCGGGGAGCAGTTCCGCGACCTCCTCGAGACTCATCGCCTGCAACTCCTCGAGGTCGTGTCCGCGATAGGTGAACTCACCCTCGCGGCCGGTTCGGTATTCCGAATCGCTCATGTTACTTGTTCCCTCCTCTGCCGGTGCGCCGGGAACCGAGGTCCCCGACCTTCCGTCCGGGCGGGGCGTTCTTCGAGACGGATTTCGGGCGCCCGGGGTGCTGGCGGCCGCCGCCACCGAAGGGGTGGTCGACGGCGTTCATCGCGACCC is a genomic window of Halanaeroarchaeum sp. HSR-CO containing:
- a CDS encoding 30S ribosomal protein S4e; the protein is MTRHQKRLSVPKAWPVERKTETFTAKAGAGPHGEAGVPLVVVLRDVLGYVDSAKEAKYAVHHDGVLVNGDSINDINRPIGMFDILAFPDRDEFYRVFPDQGGRLGLTPIDEDAADSRLGKIDDKTLVQGGRVQLNLHDGSNVLVDEDDYSGNDSVVIDNETKDIVAHFVYEEGALVTAVAGKHAGDIGEVTRIDVTPGSADNTVAVETDDGSFETIEDYVVVIDENFVADDEEAEE
- the rplX gene encoding 50S ribosomal protein L24; protein product: MSRQPRKQRTRTERAPLHERQDQVRAHLSESLREQYDQRNVRVNAGDTVEVMRGDFAGEDGEVMEVDLKDGVVYVEDVTIESADGEEVPRAIEASNLRVTDLDLDDPVRESRLEGDTE
- a CDS encoding 50S ribosomal protein L14, giving the protein MEAIKADVTQGLEKGSLITCADNSGARELKIVSVSGYQGTKNRHPKAGLGDTVTVSVTKGTPEMRRQVLEAVVIRQRKPIRRPDGTRVKFEDNAAVLIDDMGEPRGTEIKGPISREVAERYGSIASTATMIV
- a CDS encoding 30S ribosomal protein S17; amino-acid sequence: MAIGLNVPEPDGTCSDDDCPFHGTLSVRGQVIEGAVASTAMEKTIVVEREYDVFVPKYDRYMKRRSRVPAHAPECFDIAEGDTVRIAETRPLSKTKSHVVVEIVDGGEA
- a CDS encoding ribonuclease P protein component 1; protein product: MALTPETLPKHELVGLHVRVVESTDPNRVGVEGRVVGETMRTLRIREDSGVVQVPKAGTTFEFAITDEAAGTREGTGATAEPSDTTAGSDGDDVTYVTVDGSTLLSRPAYRTENGVTKQWQ
- the rpmC gene encoding 50S ribosomal protein L29, which codes for MILHPEELRDMTPAERQAELEEIETELLNDRAVKAAGGAPENPGRIGELRRTIARIKTIQTEEGDPAEAASGSPSDEEDESAATEEQQAETDE
- a CDS encoding 30S ribosomal protein S3 produces the protein MADELEFIEEGLQRSQIDEFFAEELARAGYGGMDVAHTPMGTQIVLKAEKPGMVIGKGGKNIRKITRQLEERFDLEDPQIDVQEVDEPDLNAQIVADRLANALERGWYFRKAGHTTIDRIMDAGALGAEIVLAGKVTGARSRVEKFNRGYIKHNGEPAEEIVDAGQGVAVMKLGTIGVNVKIIPPNAELPDDFRIEEDADISDLIVEEEGESVEELLEGEPDEEQTEAAAEDFEEVETPTGDPEELDEEVIEEEVVEDVEDELDELEDEVDDVEDDFEDVDEDAEAEAEELLEDADEEGEE
- a CDS encoding 50S ribosomal protein L22 — protein: MGINYSIDVDPESTAKAMVRERPMSLKHSKAIAREIKGSTVADAKAYLDAVIAGDRSVPFRQHNSGVGHRSDIDGWDAGRYPEKASEEFLSLLENVSNNAAQQGFDADEMEIIHVAPHKVGERQGRKPRAFGRASQWNTPEVDVELVVAEPGEAEEGDT
- a CDS encoding 30S ribosomal protein S19, with the translated sequence MSDSEYRTGREGEFTYRGHDLEELQAMSLEEVAELLPARQRRTITRGLGPEYEKLLEEARDSEPEETANDPIRTHLRDMPIIPEFVGLTFAVYSGQEFERVEVEPEMIGHYLGEFQLTRNSVEHGQAGIGATRSSKFVPLK